In Burkholderia pseudomultivorans, the DNA window GCGCACGCCGGCCGACGGCCAGCGCTGCGTGATCGTCTTGCGCTTCGTGTAGAAACGCACCGCGTCCGGGCCGTACGCGTGCAGGTCGCCGAACAGCGAGCGCTTCCAGCCGCCGAACGAGTGGTACGCGACCGGCACCGGCAGCGGCACGTTGATGCCGACCATGCCGATCTGGATGTTGTCGCTGAAGTAGCGCGCGGCCTCGCCGTCGCGCGTGAACAGGCACGTGCCGTTGCCGTACTCGTGCGCGTCGATCAGCGCCATCGCCTCGTCGAGCGACTTCAGGCGGATCACGCCGAGCACCGGCCCGAAGATCTCGTGCTGATAGATCGGCATGCCGGGCTTCACGTGGTCGAACAGGCACGGGCCGAGGTAGTAGCCGTCCTCGTGACCGTCGACCTTCACGCTGCGGCCGTCGACCACCAGCGACGCGCCCGCCGCGACACCCGCCTCGACGAAGCCCGTGACCTTCTCGAAATGCTGCTTCGTGACGAGCGGCCCCATGTCGACGCCTTCGCCGGTGCCCGGGCCGACCTTCATCCTGTCGATCTCGGCCTTCAGGCCCGCGACGACGCGGTCGCCCGTCTCGTCGCCGATCGCGACGACCAGCGGAATCGCCATGCAGCGCTCGCCGCACGAACCGTAGGCGGCGCCCATCAGCGCGTTCACGGCGTTGCCGATGTCGGCGTCCGGCATCACGACCGCGAAGTTCTTCGCGCCGCCGAGCGCCTGCACGCGCTTGCCGTGCGCGCAGCCGGTCGAGTAGATGTATTCGGCAATCGGCGTCGAGCCGACGAAGCTCACCGCCTTCACGCGCGGGTCGGCCAGGATCGTGTCGACCGCTTCCTTGTCGCCGTTCACGACGTTCAGCACGCCCGGCGGCAGGCCGGCTTCGAGCGCGAGCTCGGCCATGCGCAGTGTCGACGACGGCGTGCGCTCGGACGGCTTCAGCACGAAGGTGTTGCCGCACGCGACGGCCATCGGCCACATCCACAGCGGCACCATCACCGGGAAGTTGAACGGCGTGATGCCGGACACGACGCCGAGCGCCTGGAATTCGCTCCACGAATCGATCGCGGGGCCGACGTTCTTGCTGTGCTCGCCCTTCAGCAGCTCGGGCACGTAGGTCGCGTATTCGACGTTCTCGATGCCGCGCTGCAGTTCGCCCATCGCGTCGGCGAGCACCTTGCCGTGCTCGGCCGTGATCAGCGCGCACAGTTCGTCCGCATGCTCCTCGAGCAGCGTCTTGAAGCGGCTCATCACGCGTGCGCGCTTCAGCGGCGGCGTGTTGCGCCACGCCGGGAACGCGGCCTGCGCGGACGCGATCGCGGCTTCGACGGTCTGCTTGTCGGCCAGCGCGACGCTCTTGTTCGACGCGCCGGTGGCCGGGTCGAACACCGGCTGCACGCGGCTGCCGCCGTCGACGCGCTTGCCGTCGATCAGGTGGCCGAGGGTCGAGGTGACATTGCTATCGTGTTTCATCGTTCGGACTCTTTGGTGAATTCGGTAATCGCCATGGTGCGTATCGGACGGCCCGCGGCTCAGTCCACTTCGTTCAGCGCGTCGGACAGCGCATTGATCATGTTGTCGATCTCGCGCTTCTCGGCGATGAACGGCGGCGCCAGCTGGATCGTGTCGCCGCCGTAGCGCACGTAGAAACCCTTCGCCCAGCAGCGCATCGCGATCTCGTACGGACGGCGCGCCGGCTCGCCCGGCAGCGCGGCGATCGTCAGGCCGGCCGCGAGGCCGTAGTTGCGGATGTCCGCAATATGGCGCTGGCCCTTCAGCCCGTGCACGGCCGCCTCGAAATGCGGCGCGAGATCGCGCACGCGGCCCACCGCGTCCTCCTTCGCCAGCAGGTCGAGCGCCGCGACGCCGGCCGCGCAAGCGACCGGGTGCGCCGAGTACGTATAGCCGTGCGGAAACTCGAGCATGTACTCGGGGCCGCCCGCGGCCATGAAGGTGTCGTAGATCTCCTTCGACGCGACCACGCCGCCGAGCGGCTGCACGCCGTTGGTGACCTGCTTCGCGAAGTTCATGATGTCCGGCGTCACGCCGAACGCTTCGGCGCCCGTCATCGCGCCGGCGCGGCCGAAGCCCGTGATGACTTCGTCGAAGATCAGCAGGATGTCGTGCGCGGTGCAGATCTCGCGCAGGCGTTGCAGATAGCCCTGCGGCGGAATGATCACGCCGGCCGAGCCGGCGAACGGCTCGACGATCACCGCGGCGATGTTCGACGCGTCGTGCAGCGCGATCAGGTCGAGCAGGCGGTCGGCGAGCTCGGCGCCGCGCTCGGGCATGCCGCGCGAGAACTTGTTTTCGGCCAGTTGCGTGTGCGGCAGGAAATCGGCGTCGAGGCCCTGGCCGAACAGCTTGCGGTTCGGCCCGATGCCGCCGACCGAGATGCCGCCGAAGTTCACGCCGTGGTAGCCCTTCTCGCGGCCGATCAGGCGCGTCTTCGTGCCCTTGCCCTTCGCGCGCCAGTAGGCGCGCGCCATCTTCAGCGACGTGTCGGCCGCTTCCGAGCCCGAGCCGGTGAAGAACACGTAATCGAGGCCGGCCGGCGTCAGGTCCTTGATCCGGTTCGCGAGCTCGAACGATTTCGGATGACCGAACTGGAATGCCGGCGCGTAGTCGAGCTGCGCGACCTGGCGGCTCACCGCTTCGACGATTTCGGTGCGGCCATGACCGAGGCCCGTGCACCAGAGACCCGACAGCCCGTCGAAGATCTTGCGGCCTTCGGCGTCGGTGTAATAAGCGCCCTTGCCCGACACGATCATGCGCGGGTCGGACTTGAACTGGCGGTTGGCGGTGAACGGCATCCAGTGCGCGTCGAGCCACGCGGCGTCGGTGCGAACGGTGGTCTCTTCCTGTTTCGGAGCGGTGGTGATCTCGGTCATGTCGGTCGGCGCGGCGCGCCCCTCCTCCTGGTGATGATGTTGCGCATTGTCGGCAAGCCAATTAGTCTTTTGAATATCGCAATATCAATATTCACTTGCGCAATTATGCAAGCAAAGAAACCGAAGAGCCGCGCGCTGCTCGGGCAGCTCAGCGACATGGATCTGCGGCTGCTGCGGGTCTTCAAGGGCGTCGTGCAATGCGGCGGGATGGCGGCGGCCGAACTGGAGCTGAATATCGGCATCTCGACCATCAGCCGGCACGTGAAGGACCTGGAGACGCGCCTCGGGCTGGTGCTGTGCCGGCGCGGCCGCGCGGGCTTCACGCTGACGCCCGAGGGGCAGACGGTGTACGAGGAGACGCTGCGGCTGCTCGCGTCGATGGAGGCGTTCCGCAGCCGCGTCGACGGCATTCACGACCGGATGGGCGGCGAACTGCACATCGCGGTGTTCGACAAGACCGCGACCAATCCGCAGGCGCGGCTCGGGGACGCGATCCGCCAGTTCGCGGACGAAGCGCCCGACGTCGCGCTGAACCTGCACGTCGCGTCGATCAACGAGGTGGAGCGCGGCATCATCGACGGCAGCTATCAGGTCGGGATCATTCCCGCGCACCGCAACTCGGGCAGCCTCGTGTATTCGGAACTGTTCGACGAGCGGATGCTGCTCTACTGCGGCCGCCAGCACCCGCTGTACGACGCGCCGCACGGCAAGCTCACCTGGACGTCGATCCGCAACCATGCGTTCGCGGGGCTCGGCTTCCATTCGCCGAACATGGAGCTGAGCCACCGCGCGAAGCTCACGCGCGGCGCGACCGCGTCCGATCAGGAGTCGATCGCGACGCTGATCCTGTCCGGCCGCTTTCTCGGCTTCCTGCCCGACCATTACGCGGAAAGTTTCGAAAACAAGGGACTGATGCAGCCGATCGCGCCGCACCGGTTCAACTACCGCTGCCGGTTCGTCAGCCTGCTGCGGCGCTCGCCGCGCCCGTCGCGGGCCGCGCTGCTGTTCCAGTCGTGCCTGGAAGCCGCCCATGCCGCGCACGCGGCGCCGTCGCCCGACGGCAGCGCCTGAGCGCCGCCATTGCGCCGGGCGATCACGCGTCGTAGCGGTCGACCGTCCCGTCCGGGGGCGGCGGCAGCCGCTTGCGCGTGACGAAATAGACGGCGACGAGCGCGGCCGCGAAGCCCGACGCCGCGCCTACGCCGAGCGCCCAACGCGGACCGAGATGGTTCGCGACCCAGCCCGCGACCGGCGCGCCGATCGGCGTGCCGCCGAACGCGACCGCGAGGCGCAGCGCCATCACGCGCCCGCGCATGGCCGGCTCGGTCGACAGCTGCATCAGCGCGTTGGTCGAATTGGTGAAGGTCATCGCGGCGATCCCGGTCATCACGAGCGCCGCCGCGAACAGCCAGTAGCTCGGCGCGAGCGCGCCCAGCGTGCAGCCGACGCCGAACATCGCCGCGCCCGCCCACAGATGCCGGAATTGCGGCCGTTCGCGCCGGGCCGCGAGCAGCGCGCCCGAGATCGTGCCGACCGCCATCATCGACGACAGGATGCCGAAGCCGCGCGCATCGACATGAAACACGCCGGCCGCCATCGTCGAGATGAACAGCGGGAAGTTCAGGCCGAAGGTGCCGATCAGGAACAGCATCGCGAGCGTCGCCTTCAGGTCCGGCCGATGCCACACGTAACGGAAGCCGTCGAGCAGGCTGCCGCGTGCGTGGCGGGCCCGCGCGTTTTCGCGCAGCTCGTCGGCGCGCAGCCGCGACAGCGAAGCGAGCACCGCGACGAAACTGAGCCCGTTGATCAGGAACGCCCAGCCCGTGCCGACCGACGCGATGATGAAGCCGGCCGCCGCCGGCCCGATCATCCGCGCCGCGTTGAACGACGTCGAATTGAGCGCGACCGCGTTCGCGAGCTCGCGATCGGCGACCAGTTCCGCGACGAAGGTCTGCCGCACCGGCGCATCGAACGCCGACGCACAGCCGAACAGGAACGCGAACAGGTACACGTGCCACAGCTGCACGACGCCCGTGACCGTCAGCAGGCCCAGCACAAGCGCGAGCGCGCCCATCAGCGCCTGCGTCGCCATCAGCAGCCGGCGCTGGTTGAAGCGGTCGGCCGCGTAGCCCGTCCACGGCAGCAGCAGCAGTTGCGGGCCGAACTGCAGCGACATCACGATGCCGACCGCCGACGCGTCGTGGTGCGTCAGCTGCGTCAGCACGAGCCAGTCCTGCGCGGTGCGCTGGATCCACGTGCCGATGTTCGACACCAGCGCGCCGGCCGCCCACACGCGATAGTTGAAGCTGCGAAGCGAGCGGAACACGCCGCCCGCGGCCGGCACGCTCATGGCCGCTCCGGCGCACGGCCGC includes these proteins:
- a CDS encoding MFS transporter, which gives rise to MSVPAAGGVFRSLRSFNYRVWAAGALVSNIGTWIQRTAQDWLVLTQLTHHDASAVGIVMSLQFGPQLLLLPWTGYAADRFNQRRLLMATQALMGALALVLGLLTVTGVVQLWHVYLFAFLFGCASAFDAPVRQTFVAELVADRELANAVALNSTSFNAARMIGPAAAGFIIASVGTGWAFLINGLSFVAVLASLSRLRADELRENARARHARGSLLDGFRYVWHRPDLKATLAMLFLIGTFGLNFPLFISTMAAGVFHVDARGFGILSSMMAVGTISGALLAARRERPQFRHLWAGAAMFGVGCTLGALAPSYWLFAAALVMTGIAAMTFTNSTNALMQLSTEPAMRGRVMALRLAVAFGGTPIGAPVAGWVANHLGPRWALGVGAASGFAAALVAVYFVTRKRLPPPPDGTVDRYDA
- a CDS encoding CoA-acylating methylmalonate-semialdehyde dehydrogenase, whose protein sequence is MKHDSNVTSTLGHLIDGKRVDGGSRVQPVFDPATGASNKSVALADKQTVEAAIASAQAAFPAWRNTPPLKRARVMSRFKTLLEEHADELCALITAEHGKVLADAMGELQRGIENVEYATYVPELLKGEHSKNVGPAIDSWSEFQALGVVSGITPFNFPVMVPLWMWPMAVACGNTFVLKPSERTPSSTLRMAELALEAGLPPGVLNVVNGDKEAVDTILADPRVKAVSFVGSTPIAEYIYSTGCAHGKRVQALGGAKNFAVVMPDADIGNAVNALMGAAYGSCGERCMAIPLVVAIGDETGDRVVAGLKAEIDRMKVGPGTGEGVDMGPLVTKQHFEKVTGFVEAGVAAGASLVVDGRSVKVDGHEDGYYLGPCLFDHVKPGMPIYQHEIFGPVLGVIRLKSLDEAMALIDAHEYGNGTCLFTRDGEAARYFSDNIQIGMVGINVPLPVPVAYHSFGGWKRSLFGDLHAYGPDAVRFYTKRKTITQRWPSAGVREGTVFSFPSNR
- a CDS encoding aspartate aminotransferase family protein gives rise to the protein MTEITTAPKQEETTVRTDAAWLDAHWMPFTANRQFKSDPRMIVSGKGAYYTDAEGRKIFDGLSGLWCTGLGHGRTEIVEAVSRQVAQLDYAPAFQFGHPKSFELANRIKDLTPAGLDYVFFTGSGSEAADTSLKMARAYWRAKGKGTKTRLIGREKGYHGVNFGGISVGGIGPNRKLFGQGLDADFLPHTQLAENKFSRGMPERGAELADRLLDLIALHDASNIAAVIVEPFAGSAGVIIPPQGYLQRLREICTAHDILLIFDEVITGFGRAGAMTGAEAFGVTPDIMNFAKQVTNGVQPLGGVVASKEIYDTFMAAGGPEYMLEFPHGYTYSAHPVACAAGVAALDLLAKEDAVGRVRDLAPHFEAAVHGLKGQRHIADIRNYGLAAGLTIAALPGEPARRPYEIAMRCWAKGFYVRYGGDTIQLAPPFIAEKREIDNMINALSDALNEVD
- a CDS encoding LysR family transcriptional regulator; translation: MQAKKPKSRALLGQLSDMDLRLLRVFKGVVQCGGMAAAELELNIGISTISRHVKDLETRLGLVLCRRGRAGFTLTPEGQTVYEETLRLLASMEAFRSRVDGIHDRMGGELHIAVFDKTATNPQARLGDAIRQFADEAPDVALNLHVASINEVERGIIDGSYQVGIIPAHRNSGSLVYSELFDERMLLYCGRQHPLYDAPHGKLTWTSIRNHAFAGLGFHSPNMELSHRAKLTRGATASDQESIATLILSGRFLGFLPDHYAESFENKGLMQPIAPHRFNYRCRFVSLLRRSPRPSRAALLFQSCLEAAHAAHAAPSPDGSA